CCCCGTGTTGCCTTGCTGTTTTAATCGCTCAAATAGTTGATTGTAGAAAACTACAGGATGATCTGATGTGATAAATTCTGTTTCGGTTTTGTTCAGAACCAATCCAGCTTTTAGATCTATCAAGTTCGGGAAATTTTCTAGGCAGAAGGCAGTCGCTTTCGAGGCGCCATTTTCAATTTCTAACTCTAACTGATTTAATTGATCTTTCAGCGATTCAGGACTGTCTTTGAGGCTCTCATGGATGAATCCCTTCAGCATCTCTTCGACTTCAAGCTTTGCTTGTCTAGTCCTTCCTCTTTGTGCTGAAACAAATATCAGAAGTGCTATGAAGTCATCGTTTGGGTATGAAGGCACGCATTCCCAATCGCAGACGTCTTCCAGGAGTGACGCAACCTGACCTTCCATTGTGGTCAGTGCATCATCCACCGAGGAGTCTTTTCCGTAGAAGTAATCTTCCGAGCACTGACTTTTGATTGAAGCACCAAAAACGGTCTTGCTGTGTTTGATCAGAAAGGCGTTCGTGGTCTTTTTATCCTCGGANNNNNNNNNNNNNNNNNNNNNNNNNNNNNNNNNNNNNNNNNNNNNNNNNNNNNNNNNNNNNNNNNNNNNNNNNNTATATCTGCAGCCAACCCTGCTGGGCTGTTTTTACCAAGCGAATCCGCTAGGTCCGTAAGGTGCTCAAGGGTAGAATCCCTGAGCATAATTGAATTGAGTCGAACTTTAGCGGTTTTTCGTGCGGTTTCGGTAGTCATTGGTGTTTAGGTACTGAGTTATCGACCAAATTTCACCAATTTTAGCGTAATTGCGTTGACGAAGCAACGTAGATGACTACGTGTGCTGTGTAAGTTATTAAGGCATAATTGCCTTAGTAATCGCGCAAATCAGATTATCTATTGTGCGAAGGTTGTTTGATTTGGGAATGGGGATGAGTAGTTTCCGCAATGTGGGCTGAAATGTAAAAAAACAGCTTCATGAAATAAGCTGTTTCAACCCTGCGGTTAACTCCATGAAGCTAGTGGCTGCTGGCCGCCTGGAAAGTCAAATGACGCTTTCGTCGACGAATCCCTCAGCATTCCTCAAGCAATATCTGAGTACATCTGCGTCATCTGTGGTTCAAAAAAAATTCCAGGCAGGTTGCCCAATCGACGAACACGACGGCTCGCTTACAAGCACGCTACTGCAAAAGCCCTTATTCTCCTCCGCGACCTCTGCGTGCTCGAGCAGCGCGGGCGGTTAAAGGCACGTCTTCACTTCACAGGATCGGTTTACGGAAGTTGGTCCGGTATACGTTGTCGCATTTTTCGCAGCGGTATTTGGGGCCTCGCAGCATCTCGGCCAAAGCCCGATGCGAAACCACCAAGCAGAGTTCAAGGAATTGCGCGAGATAACCGCTCTGGTAGTTCTTCACCACGCCGATCTCTTTCACTTCGCTGCTGCCGCATTTTGGGCAGTTGGCGATGTGGACGTGGTCAGCATCCGCTTCCAGCTGCACGATCTCACGCGCTTCCGAAGCTTGATCCTTGGGCACAAACAAATGGAATTTCGGAACGACGCCCATGTAGACCTCCAAGAACCCCGTCGATTCCCGCACTACGAAGGCCGAAAGCCCATATGACAAGAGTTCAGTCTGGCGTTCGTTCGCTTCCTCGTAGGATGGATATGTCGCCACCGACTCGTAGTCGGTGTGCATCTCCTGGCGCTGCGCCTCAGCGTATTTACCTTTCAGATACTGAATCACCCTACCCGATTCTTTAGCAATTTTAGTGAAAGCGACAACTATCAATGTGGGCTCAAGAACCCCGAATCATGCAAATGCCGCCCAACGCTCGCGGCAATTGCTGATTGCCTTCCGCCAAAAACAAGCGGAAGACGTCGAACTATTGGTGAAGAGCCAAGGCCCGGTGCGATCGCTGGCGACCTCAAGCCGGGGCAATTTGTGGCGAATATCGAGGACGAAATTCAGAGAGGCACCTCTTGGGGGATTCTTAACAGCACGTTTGAGTCGATAGATCTCTGAGTTTTAGCTTCGCTTGGTGCTATTTCTTGTGCGTAATTTGTTTCGCGTAAT
The window above is part of the Pelagicoccus enzymogenes genome. Proteins encoded here:
- a CDS encoding DUF4238 domain-containing protein — its product is SEDKKTTNAFLIKHSKTVFGASIKSQCSEDYFYGKDSSVDDALTTMEGQVASLLEDVCDWECVPSYPNDDFIALLIFVSAQRGRTRQAKLEVEEMLKGFIHESLKDSPESLKDQLNQLELEIENGASKATAFCLENFPNLIDLKAGLVLNKTETEFITSDHPVVFYNQLFERLKQQGNTG